In Papaver somniferum cultivar HN1 chromosome 1, ASM357369v1, whole genome shotgun sequence, a genomic segment contains:
- the LOC113359714 gene encoding F-box/LRR-repeat protein 12-like, with product MSLSPNRKRKQGFGKIPATSKTLQEQGVKDNHVRPCKISRMSLSSVPSLPGDCLDLIFKCLKTRDDRNSFGLTCHQWLHIRDNNQESLWCKSRNYEPADSKISSESAAIIICNLLIRFQNLQRLSLKGCPGISEVVTSKSQSFGSKVRTLDLRFCSVYSDMQLALVFSWFPRLTRINLHYSNINDNGLAALAKCCSSLETVNLSNCCSITDSGLSCLLQNCRELRSLFISYCSSITGIGFLGCSQTLNRLGAGGYKHNQEVLNAIISGGELEYLYLETAPDESAKIEDASIINIDTEAVLTISRGCPLLKELFLSNCEEVELEGYEAIGMNCKELEKLYVMGCQRLCDTGLQAICDGCNKLIELYIDREKNSCSSSALEQFNFKGKKPELILWPCS from the coding sequence ATGAGTTTATCACCCAATCGAAAGCGCAAACAAGGGTTTGGTAAGATCCCTGCTACTTCAAAAACATTACAAGAACAAGGGGTAAAAGATAATCATGTCCGTCCATGTAAAATCAGTAGAATGTCCTTATCTTCTGTTCCAAGCCTCCCTGGTGACTGTCTGGATCTTATATTTAAGTGCCTAAAAACTAGAGATGATCGCAATTCTTTTGGGTTAACTTGTCATCAATGGCTTCATATTCGGGACAACAATCAGGAATCCTTATGGTGTAAATCCAGAAATTATGAGCCAGCGGATTCAAAAATTAGTTCAGAAAGCGCTGCAATAATTATTTGTAATCTGTTGATTCGATTCCAAAACCTCCAACGTTTGTCTCTAAAAGGGTGCCCGGGGATATCAGAGGTTGTTACATCAAAGTCACAGTCCTTCGGCTCCAAAGTTCGAACTCTGGACTTGCGTTTTTGCTCCGTGTATTCTGATATGCAATTGGCTTTAGTATTTTCATGGTTTCCTCGCTTGACACGCATTAATTTGCACTATTCTAATATTAATGACAATGGTTTGGCGGCCCTGGCCAAATGTTGTTCATCCTTAGAGACAGTTAACCTCTCCAACTGTTGCTCGATTACTGACTCAGGATTAAGTTGTCTTTTACAAAACTGTCGAGAACTGCGTTCACTGTTTATTTCATACTGCAGCAGTATAACAGGTATTGGCTTTCTAGGGTGTTCACAAACCTTAAACCGACTTGGAGCAGGCGGATACAAACATAACCAAGAGGTGCTTAACGCTATTATTAGTGGCGGTGAACTTGAATATCTGTATCTCGAGACAGCACCTGATGAATCAGCCAAGATCGAAGATGCGAGCATTATTAATATTGATACAGAAGCAGTTCTAACGATTTCAAGAGGTTGCCCTTTATTGAAGGAACTATTCTTATCTAACTGTGAGGAGGTAGAGCTGGAAGGATATGAAGCTATAGGTATGAATTGCAAAGAATTGGAGAAGCTTTACGTGATGGGGTGCCAAAGGTTATGTGATACGGGGTTGCAAGCTATATGCGATGGATGTAACAAGCTTATCGAATTATACATAGATAGAGAAAAAAATAGCTGCAGCAGCTCTGCTCTTGAGCAATTCAATTTCAAGGGGAAAAAACCTGAATTGATTTTATGGCCGTGTTCGTAG